atctctctccctctctctcccaccccctctccctcactctctgttTCCCTTGGGAAAGATTGGGAAGCGAAGCCCAGACAGCCTGCTCAGCGTCAGCCATGTGCGAGGGCCGGAGTTCACCGGCTgagcaaaaataaaaaggggggggcggcAGCACAGGGGTCTGCAAAGACTCGCCTGCCCAAggctggaggtcccaggttcaatgcccagatcCACCATCAGCCGGGACTGGGTGGGGGCGGTGAGCTGATGCTGGGCGGTCCTGGGTGCGTGGCCAGCTGCCGGCTGGCAGGCGGACATCCTGGGGGACTCGCCACTGCCCCCTGGTGGTGTCCACAGACGCCACCGGCCCTGAGCCAGAGACCTGTTTACCtagttaaaaaaagatttttaaatttttttttaattcctttttttcccccctgcaggattattgctggggtttggctgcacaacaaatccactgctcctggcaggcattttcccattttgttgcccttgttgttattattattgttgttactgatgttgttgtggataggacagagagaaatggagagaggaggggaagacagagagggggagagaaagacagacacctgcagacctgcttcaccgcctgggaagcggcccccctgcaggtggggagccgggggcttaaaccgggatccttacactggttcttgcacttctttttttttaatttttttaatatttatttattttccattttgttgcccttgttgtgtaacattgttgtacttattgctgtgcttattgatgtcgtcgttgttggataggaccgagagaaatggagagaggaggggaagacagagagggggagagaaagacagacacctgcagacctgcttcaccacctgggaagcgactcccctgcaggtggggaccgggggctcgaaccgggatcctcgcaccggtccttgcgcttggcgccacgtgcgctaccacccagcccccttttcatttctttttaaagactctTTGTTTGATTTAATTACTGTACAGacgtagagagaaatagaaaggggagagggaaaggcagagggagagagagacctgcagctccgttctactgctcctgaagcttcctcactgcggtggggagcggggactcgaacccgggcgCAACcttgtgcaccaccgcccagccctgctttatttatctcttttgagggaaagagaaaaagagactttttattattatgactggttagagacagaagaatcaggaggggaggagatagacagggacagagagaccctgcagccctgctttgtcaCCCATCAAgtcttcccctgcaagtggggaccaggggcttgaacccgggtcctggtgctCTGTGGTGTGTGCGGTGCTCAGccagtgagccaccgcctggccccagggaGGAGAatcagagagcaagagaaaggagaagtgctctggtccagGCTTTACTGGGGCTTGAccccggggcctcaggcatgcaggtcctgccctctgccagctgagcagtgtcctcaGCAGCTCAGACTTAAATGGACGCATGGCCCCTCACCTGGCAGAGACATGtcctcatgtaccaggacctgggttcaaggcccatggCCCCAACTACAGGGGCGAATTCTCACAAGTGATGGGACAGTGCTGCagcgtctctctgtctgtctctgtctctctgtctctcagtttctatggAAAAATAATGACTGCTGGTACTGGTAGAGCCATGCAGGCAGGAGCCACAGATATGACCCTGtggataaaagggaaaaaagtggattctccacctgcagggggtcaggagcagggctgcaggggtctgtctgctctgtgtcccccaccttcttgatttctctctctctctctctctctctttttttttttttttaccagagccctgctcagctctgggttgtgGTAgtgcggggcattgaacctgggacttcagaccctcaggcgtgaggatctctttgcataactgttatgctgtctacccccacccaatttctctgtttcaatTCAGTAAGTGTAGAAATATACATttctaaaagaaatatatattctagggggctgagcagtagcacagtgggttaagtgtacgtggcgcaaagcacagggaccagtgtaaggatcctggttggagcccccggctccccacctgcaggggagtcgcttcccaggcgatgaagcaggtctgcaggtgtctgtctttctctccccctctctgtcttcccctcctctctccatgtctctctgtcctatccaacaacgacaacaacaacagtaataaccacaacaaggctacaacaaaaagggcagcaaaagaggggaaaaaaaaaaaggcctccaggagcagtggattcatggtgtaggcactgagccccagcaatcaccctggcggcaaaaagaaaagaaaagaaatgcatatatattctagctcacctgcagggggagctccaCAAACCTAGGAGCAGGACTgcgggtgtgtctctctctctctctctctcctctctatcaccccctccctctcaatttctggctgtctctatccaataaaaaataaagattttatttttaaaaaagagtctgtTACTCTTGAttcctttctgtttgtttttgtttgatacAGTTTGAGAGAGCGAgatagagagacctacagccctgctccgccGTTCCTgtagctccccccctgcaggtgagccccCTGTGGTGACTGGCGCCTTGAACCCAGGACCGTGGGCTTGGCTGATTGTCTCTGGAGCAGGTGAGCCCAGCCCGACTTCCTTCCCCGAGAGACAGCGTGTGGGCCCTTGGGAGGGGACGTCCGACCACTCCTTGTGTCACCCTCTCTAGTTGGGGGTCTGGGGCCTGCCTCTCGCCCTGTCACCCTCTCTGGCCAGGGGTCTGGGGTCCCCTTCCTGTCACCCTCTCTGGCCCTCCTGCCCCACTACTCCCCCTGCTACTAGACCCCGTCCCCACTGTCTCTGCCATCTCACacgtctatctccctgtctctccctgtctcatctccctttcccccatctcccatcccctcagctccccatctccgGTCTCCCCATTTCCTGTCTGCCCCGTCTCTCCGTCTCTCAGTTGGTCTCCCGGTCTCTGCGGCCCCAGCATGGTGCGGCCCGGGGAGGCCCTGGACTTCGAGCTGCCTTCGCACGCCCGGGACACGCTGGCCGGCCTGCAGCGGCTGCGCTGGGAGCCCAAGCTGGCGGACGTGACGCTGCTGGTGTCGGGCCAGGAGCTGCCGGCCCACCGCGGGGTGCTTGCGCTCAGCAGCCCCTTCTTCAGGGCCATGTTCGCGGGCGACTTCGCGGAGAGCCAGGCGGCGCGCGTGGAGCTGCGGGGCGTGTGCCCGAGGGCGGCGGGGGCCCTGCTGGACTTCGCCTACAGCGGGCGGCTGCGGGTGACCCGGGCCGAGGCGCAGGGGCTGGCGGTGGCGGCCGCCCGGCTGCACTTCCCCGTGGCGCTGCGGGTGCTGGAGCGCTTCCTGCGGCAGCAGCTGGACGCCACCAACTGCCTGGGCCTGCGGGAGCTGGGCGAGCGGCTGGGGCTGGCGGGGCTGGCCGCGCACGCCCGCGCCTTCCTGCGCCTCCACTTTGGGGCCGTGGCCCGCGGGGCCGAGTTCCTGGAGCTGCCGGCCGAGCGTCTGGCCGCCTGCCTGGGGACGGAGCTGCTGCAGGCGCGGCCCGAGCGGGCCCGGCTGGGGGCCCTGCTGCGTTGGGTGTGCCACGACCCCGCCGCCCGCCAGGCCCGCCTGCCCGCGCTGCTGGGCCTGGTGCCCCCGCACGCCCTGCCCCGCGCCCACCTGCGGCGCCTGCTGGCCTCCGAGCCGCTCCTCAGGGATTGTGCGGCCTGCCGGGAGGCCTTGGCACAGGGCCCTGGCCAGGTGAGTGCGCCCGGCTGACCCTCTCCCCCACTCCGTGCCCAGGGATGAGGGCAGTCAGGGAGGGCTCTCTGAAGGAGGTGGCGTCCAAGACTCTGTGCCCGGGGACGGGGAGCAGTCAGGGAGGGCTTTCTGAAGGAAGTGGCGTCCAAAACTGTGCCCAGAGAGGGCTTTCTGAAGGAAGTGGCGTCCAAAACTCTGTGCCCAGAGAGGGCTCTCTGAAGGAAGTGGCGTCCAAAACTCTGTGCCCAGGGACGGGGAGCAGTCAGGGAGGGCTTTCTGAAGGAGGTGGTGTCCAAGACTCTGTGCCCAGGGATGGGGAGCAGTCAGGGAGGGCTCTCTGAAGGAGGTGGCATCAAAGACTCTGTGTCCGGGGTGATAGGGAGGCAGTCAGGGAGGACTCTccagagaaggtggaggaggtggcATCCAAGACTCTGTGCCCAGGGACATGGAGGCAGTCAGGGAGGACTCTCTGGAGGAAGTGGCATCCAAGACTCCGTGCCCAGGGACAGGAGGGCTCTCTGGAGGCAGAGGCATCTGAGCCGGGCCTCAGAGGACAGAGGGCTACCTGGGAAGGTGTCACCGCACACGCCCGCTCAGCCAGGAGAGAGGACAAGAGGGCAGCTGGCTGTCCCCTGCCCGGAGCTCCCAGGGGTGTGGTCCTCTGTAGCCGCGGGCGgcgggggggttgggtggggcaAGTGGAGGGAGGACACAGGGCCGGGCCCCCGGGCGTCTGCTGCAGGTGGCCGGCTCAGGACCCCCCAGTCCCGGCAGCGGACAAGGGAACAAGGCTGAGGCTCGGCCCAAGGCCCGGCCAGCGTGTGGTCTCACCCGGGGCAGGAGGGGCCGGGTAGGGCCGGCCCGGGGCTGAGCGCGTGCACGACCCACGTGTGtgcagagacagacacacggACACAAGCACACGTGAAGGCACACGCGCCCAGACTGTGCCCACAGCCACCCCCAGCTCAGAAAGGTCGGAGGCTGTGGGCATCTGGCCCTTGaccccctcctgcccccaggcGCTGCCAGAGGCGTGCCCGCAGAACCTGGAGgaggtgctggtggtggtgggcgGCCGGgcgctggaggaggaggaggcggagggccAGCCCGCAGCCCCGCTGGCTAACTTTGCCTTCTACCACCACAAGGCCAGTGAGTACCGCGGCCTCGGGGCCCGGGGGAGGGGAGCCTGCTGCACGGGGTCCTGGGGACCGTGTGGCCCGAGATGCCCCGGCACCGGCCGGACCCCCGCCATGGCGTCAGCAGCTGGCAGCTCCTGGAACCCAGGGCAGAGCTGACGAGCAGGGATTTGGGGGCTGACGTC
This portion of the Erinaceus europaeus chromosome 7, mEriEur2.1, whole genome shotgun sequence genome encodes:
- the KLHL30 gene encoding kelch-like protein 30 isoform X2 produces the protein MVRPGEALDFELPSHARDTLAGLQRLRWEPKLADVTLLVSGQELPAHRGVLALSSPFFRAMFAGDFAESQAARVELRGVCPRAAGALLDFAYSGRLRVTRAEAQGLAVAAARLHFPVALRVLERFLRQQLDATNCLGLRELGERLGLAGLAAHARAFLRLHFGAVARGAEFLELPAERLAACLGTELLQARPERARLGALLRWVCHDPAARQARLPALLGLVPPHALPRAHLRRLLASEPLLRDCAACREALAQGPGQALPEACPQNLEEVLVVVGGRALEEEEAEGQPAAPLANFAFYHHKASGSRGTRSDSWSTTQAWCFPGLEAAWRAVAPMHRARTNHASATLNGEVYAVGGTALDAVEVETYDPHADTWTPVSPAPKYVSNFSAAGCQGRLYLVGSSACKYNALALQCYQPATDTWTVVASPFLPKYLSSPRCTALQGALYLVGDNTKKVHVYDPDANLWQKVQPLHSLHENGALVALGDTLLVTGGRWQGLEGDYHVEMEVYRPGRDAWARLGALPRLWLYHGACSLLLDLARWTQPFRPVPEP
- the KLHL30 gene encoding kelch-like protein 30 isoform X1 → MVRPGEALDFELPSHARDTLAGLQRLRWEPKLADVTLLVSGQELPAHRGVLALSSPFFRAMFAGDFAESQAARVELRGVCPRAAGALLDFAYSGRLRVTRAEAQGLAVAAARLHFPVALRVLERFLRQQLDATNCLGLRELGERLGLAGLAAHARAFLRLHFGAVARGAEFLELPAERLAACLGTELLQARPERARLGALLRWVCHDPAARQARLPALLGLVPPHALPRAHLRRLLASEPLLRDCAACREALAQGPGQALPEACPQNLEEVLVVVGGRALEEEEAEGQPAAPLANFAFYHHKAKTWMSLPDFPDYHKWGFSLVALNNDIYVTGGSRGTRSDSWSTTQAWCFPGLEAAWRAVAPMHRARTNHASATLNGEVYAVGGTALDAVEVETYDPHADTWTPVSPAPKYVSNFSAAGCQGRLYLVGSSACKYNALALQCYQPATDTWTVVASPFLPKYLSSPRCTALQGALYLVGDNTKKVHVYDPDANLWQKVQPLHSLHENGALVALGDTLLVTGGRWQGLEGDYHVEMEVYRPGRDAWARLGALPRLWLYHGACSLLLDLARWTQPFRPVPEP